The Enterococcus rotai genome includes a window with the following:
- a CDS encoding HAD family hydrolase, with translation MNVVFCDIDGTFQDLGGEVPQVNYDAIYALQKQGDHFVFISGRGYAQLTELMDQLDSECDVIFSNGGGYKLVGEPVQYNHCLSMAECERTMAILEERNIFYHIHTNEGIILKAVEKYETNILDLRKKLEPMGAMGKQIMDFKESFFKEQCQHVDDPYRYLTEHPELKVMKIELMEASDQEHELLRDVLSSDSAEVFSSFIQCLEIVDPKSSKGNAINEFMKKYPGARSYGIGDGENDLAMLDVVDVPVAVGNAKPIVKEKCQKIIGDCLDGGVGQFIFEEIIE, from the coding sequence ATGAATGTAGTATTTTGTGATATAGATGGAACATTTCAAGACCTTGGTGGCGAGGTACCTCAAGTCAATTACGATGCAATTTATGCCCTGCAAAAGCAAGGGGATCATTTTGTGTTTATCAGTGGACGAGGGTATGCACAGTTGACTGAATTGATGGATCAGTTAGATAGTGAATGTGATGTTATTTTTAGCAATGGTGGCGGTTATAAATTAGTTGGCGAACCAGTGCAGTATAATCACTGTTTATCAATGGCTGAGTGTGAAAGAACGATGGCTATTTTAGAGGAGCGCAATATTTTTTATCACATTCATACGAATGAAGGAATCATTTTAAAAGCAGTTGAAAAATACGAGACAAATATTTTGGATTTAAGAAAAAAACTTGAACCAATGGGCGCTATGGGAAAACAAATCATGGACTTCAAAGAAAGTTTTTTCAAAGAGCAGTGTCAGCACGTTGACGATCCATACCGTTATCTGACTGAACATCCTGAATTAAAAGTGATGAAAATTGAATTGATGGAAGCCAGTGATCAAGAACACGAACTTTTACGTGACGTGTTAAGTAGTGATAGCGCAGAAGTTTTCTCTTCATTTATTCAGTGTCTGGAAATCGTTGATCCAAAAAGTAGCAAGGGCAATGCGATCAATGAGTTTATGAAAAAATATCCAGGAGCTCGTAGTTATGGTATTGGCGATGGTGAAAATGATTTAGCTATGTTAGACGTTGTCGATGTTCCAGTTGCAGTGGGCAATGCAAAACCAATCGTCAAAGAAAAGTGTCAAAAAATTATTGGAGACTGTTTAGACGGCGGTGTTGGACAATTTATATTTGAAGAAATTATTGAATAA
- a CDS encoding DUF1827 family protein, which produces MKLIETPINRNLDLEYFYPNITKFVFGTKAIKFFKLYALDRTQIVYADAFDKIDIIMINTKKKINKKEVDYVIKKLLNTTREEVTVHIGIKNEMQKNGYSFSAPRKDIIVIQKNVEPS; this is translated from the coding sequence ATGAAACTAATTGAAACCCCGATTAATAGAAATTTAGATTTAGAGTATTTTTATCCAAATATCACTAAATTCGTTTTTGGGACAAAGGCGATCAAATTTTTTAAATTATACGCATTGGATCGAACACAAATCGTGTATGCTGATGCCTTTGATAAAATCGATATCATCATGATTAATACCAAGAAGAAGATCAACAAAAAAGAGGTTGATTATGTGATCAAGAAACTGTTAAATACGACTAGAGAAGAAGTCACTGTGCATATTGGGATTAAAAATGAAATGCAGAAAAATGGTTATTCTTTTAGTGCTCCGAGAAAAGATATTATTGTGATTCAGAAAAATGTGGAGCCATCATAA
- a CDS encoding MerR family transcriptional regulator translates to MEYTIKKIAELSGISTRTLRYYDEINLLKPARINSSGYRIYGTKEIDKLQQILFYRSLDMKLEDIQTLLGTPNYDPQHALQDHYQKLLEKRRQMDHLILTVEKTLRYQKGELIMTDKEKFIGFKQEKLEKNEATYGQEIREKYGEETVAASNQKWLNLSEADFNQMETAEKELIDALKVVMETKDYHSQEAETVFLKHKEWLSYTSPAYSAEMHRGLGQMYVADGRFAAYYNNRAGANAAQTLNEIIQQFAN, encoded by the coding sequence ATGGAATACACGATCAAAAAAATTGCCGAATTATCTGGAATCAGCACGCGAACGTTGCGTTATTATGATGAAATCAACTTATTAAAACCGGCACGTATTAATTCTTCTGGTTACCGTATCTATGGAACAAAAGAAATCGATAAGCTGCAGCAAATCCTTTTTTATCGTTCGTTGGATATGAAATTAGAAGACATCCAAACGTTACTTGGCACACCAAACTATGATCCCCAACACGCGTTACAGGACCATTATCAAAAATTATTGGAAAAGCGGCGACAAATGGATCATCTAATCCTGACTGTAGAAAAAACATTACGCTATCAAAAAGGAGAGCTAATCATGACCGACAAAGAAAAATTTATTGGCTTTAAACAAGAAAAACTAGAGAAAAATGAAGCAACCTACGGACAAGAAATTCGAGAAAAGTATGGTGAGGAAACAGTGGCAGCATCTAATCAAAAGTGGCTAAATCTAAGTGAAGCAGATTTTAATCAAATGGAAACTGCAGAAAAAGAACTGATCGACGCATTAAAAGTTGTGATGGAGACCAAAGACTATCACTCGCAAGAAGCAGAAACAGTCTTTTTAAAACACAAAGAATGGTTAAGCTATACTTCACCTGCCTATTCAGCTGAAATGCACCGAGGCCTTGGCCAAATGTATGTAGCCGATGGACGATTTGCTGCTTACTATAATAATCGGGCCGGCGCCAATGCTGCACAAACCTTAAATGAAATCATTCAACAGTTTGCTAACTAG
- a CDS encoding acyltransferase, protein MKRHLGIELLRMVSMFMILILHILGNGGILNNVQIGSFNYYLFWAIEIICFVAVNCFALVTGYFMSKGKWRIGRFIQLWVEVLFYSVTLSLVAYCILGEIVPLSLYTDSLFPLFKKSYWFFSAYAGLFLFMPLLNKAIGKLTKKEMLYGVSVIVLLGSASILFKADPFNLAEGYSMIWLIFMYFIGAFIRLHVDIDAIDKTKIVYYYLGVNSVSLGLIAIKTMVGSLEESRDTVWFIHYVSPLILASSILLFILFLKAPIKNKQSSFMIEKVVPYSFAVYLIHTHPIIFYFVLKDRFIFLANEPIIVALIQVLISASLIYLSCLLIDFIRSLLFQLLRVSNLTDKIGEKLHQLIGL, encoded by the coding sequence GTGAAAAGGCATTTGGGTATTGAATTATTACGAATGGTATCTATGTTTATGATTTTGATCCTACATATTTTAGGAAATGGTGGAATTTTGAATAATGTACAGATTGGTAGTTTCAATTATTATCTTTTTTGGGCAATAGAAATTATATGCTTTGTCGCTGTAAACTGTTTTGCTTTAGTAACGGGTTACTTTATGAGTAAAGGAAAGTGGCGAATTGGACGATTTATTCAGTTGTGGGTTGAAGTGCTTTTTTATTCGGTTACGTTAAGTCTCGTTGCTTATTGTATTTTAGGCGAGATTGTTCCACTATCGCTGTATACTGATTCATTATTTCCTTTATTTAAAAAAAGTTATTGGTTTTTCTCGGCATATGCTGGTTTATTTTTGTTCATGCCGTTACTAAATAAAGCCATAGGTAAACTTACAAAAAAAGAAATGCTTTACGGTGTATCCGTCATCGTGTTATTAGGTTCAGCATCTATTTTATTTAAAGCGGATCCGTTTAATTTGGCTGAAGGCTATAGTATGATTTGGTTGATTTTTATGTATTTTATTGGTGCATTTATTCGTTTACATGTGGATATTGACGCTATTGATAAGACGAAAATCGTTTACTATTATTTAGGCGTAAATAGTGTGTCGCTAGGACTGATTGCGATTAAAACAATGGTAGGAAGTTTGGAAGAATCCAGAGATACTGTTTGGTTTATCCATTATGTGTCGCCGCTTATTTTAGCAAGTTCGATTTTATTGTTTATTTTATTTTTAAAAGCGCCAATCAAAAATAAACAGAGTTCTTTTATGATTGAAAAAGTCGTACCTTATTCTTTTGCTGTTTATCTTATTCATACGCATCCAATCATTTTTTATTTTGTTTTAAAAGATCGTTTTATTTTTTTAGCAAATGAGCCGATCATTGTGGCGTTGATTCAAGTGTTGATATCCGCAAGCTTGATCTATTTGAGTTGTCTTTTGATTGATTTTATTCGATCACTGTTATTTCAATTATTACGAGTTTCAAATCTAACAGATAAAATTGGAGAAAAGTTGCATCAGCTGATTGGGTTATAA